In Phlebotomus papatasi isolate M1 chromosome 1, Ppap_2.1, whole genome shotgun sequence, the following proteins share a genomic window:
- the LOC129803742 gene encoding H2.0-like homeobox protein — MDFSIARTSCNSDTMIITSEPSPESSKPTKNMLNFSVDRLLSCDRDYSDKQDNNTNCTASCNNSISKCHQEELTNSDETGNRVIRPMPIRIAGSGREHRGLPCGDSNPVIPSIMRFTHLFTPTYNHPRTFYGLPPPQNPPLRSTITTMEVPDPSTSTNTSNSSSTKRKRSWSRAVFSNLQRKGLEIAFGGQKYITKPDRRKLAARLGLTDAQVKVWFQNRRMKWRHTGEEKNCPSKKNTFDKDEAFVGTEDDEIDVISD; from the exons atggatttttcaaTTGCCAGGACATCTTGTAATAGTGACACTATGATCATAACAAGTGAACCGTCCCCAGAATCGAGCAAACCCACAAAAAATATGCTCAATTTCAGTGTTGATCGGTTACTTTCCTGTGATCGTGATTACAGTGACAAACAGGATAATAATACTAATTGCACAGCATCATGCAACAATTCCATTTCAAAGTGCCATCAAGAAGAATTAACAAATTCCGATGAAACTGGGAATAGAGTAATACGTCCAATGCCAATAAGAATTGCAGGATCGGGACGAGAACATCGAG GACTTCCCTGTGGTGATTCAAATCCAGTAATACCATCAATTATGCGATTCACACATCTCTTCACACCAACTTACAATCACCCACGAACATTCTATGGACTTCCACCACCTCAAAATCCACCCCTGAGATCCACAATCACCACCATGGAAGTCCCTGATCCATCAACATCCACCAACACATCCAATTCATCCTCCACCAAAAGGAAGAGATCCTGGTCAAGGGCTGTTTTCAGCAATCTCCAGCGGAAGGGTCTGGAAATAGCCTTCGGCGGTCAGAAGTACATCACAAAGCCCGACCGACGGAAATTAGCAGCTCGACTGGGACTCACGGATGCACaa GTGAAAGTGTGGTTCCAAAATAGAAGAATGAAATGGAGACATAcgggagaggaaaaaaattgccccagcaaaaaaaatacttttgataaAGATGAAGCATTTGTTGGTACTGAAGATGATGAAATTGACGTAATATCGGACTAA